Proteins from one Corallococcus exiguus genomic window:
- a CDS encoding response regulator, with translation MALGVHHLLLVEDDRTWREGVGRAASEAGFVVSSVADGAEALDWLRHRPRAQHPDLILLDLVLPRLDGWEVYGQLRMDARLQHLTVMLMSSASGAPDVPLHGVVGFLHKPQQPEALVQALAERLRELPGRPKEPPRVPYALRLTDESLYALHALPAPVRHAVRVHLLRASELAASELPLASSWLMALHSEQPSLLVTVEGVRVVLVVDDAACALTATIVIVPSHMRWT, from the coding sequence ATGGCCCTGGGCGTCCACCACCTGTTGCTCGTCGAGGACGATCGGACATGGCGCGAGGGTGTGGGCCGCGCCGCGAGTGAAGCGGGCTTCGTGGTGTCGTCCGTGGCGGACGGCGCGGAGGCGCTGGACTGGCTGCGTCATCGCCCGCGCGCGCAGCACCCGGACCTCATCCTTTTGGACCTGGTGTTGCCCCGGCTGGATGGATGGGAGGTCTACGGCCAGCTGCGCATGGACGCGCGGCTGCAGCACCTGACGGTGATGCTGATGTCCTCGGCGAGCGGTGCGCCGGACGTGCCGCTGCACGGGGTGGTGGGCTTCCTGCACAAGCCGCAGCAGCCGGAGGCGCTGGTGCAGGCCCTGGCGGAGCGTCTGCGCGAGCTGCCCGGGCGTCCGAAGGAACCCCCGCGCGTGCCGTACGCGCTGCGGCTGACGGACGAGTCGCTCTACGCGCTGCACGCCCTGCCCGCCCCGGTCCGTCACGCGGTGCGCGTGCACCTGTTGCGCGCCTCGGAGCTGGCGGCCTCGGAGCTGCCCCTGGCGTCGTCGTGGTTGATGGCGCTGCACAGCGAGCAGCCCTCGCTGCTGGTGACGGTGGAGGGCGTGCGCGTGGTGCTGGTGGTGGACGACGCGGCCTGTGCGCTGACGGCGACCATCGTCATCGTGCCCAGCCACATGCGCTGGACCTGA